Genomic segment of Grus americana isolate bGruAme1 chromosome 31, bGruAme1.mat, whole genome shotgun sequence:
ACGAACATTTGCACCCATGTCAGCTCTTGCAGAGGTTTTCCTAAATGCGCCTCGTTTATCTTCGCCTCATGTAAAGGCAATTACGACTAAgcgtggtgggttgaccctggctggacagcAGGTGCCACCCAAAGacgctctatcactccccctcctcggcgggacaggggagagaaaacatagcaaaaggctcgtgggtcgagataagggcagggagatcagtcagcaattactgtcacgggcaaaacagactgagcttgggaaaattaatttattactcaTTGAACCAGAGTCGAGTAatgagaagcaaaaccaaatcttaaaaacactttccccccacccctcccttcttcccggaCTAAACTTCACTCCTAATTTTCTCTGCCTCGTCCCCCCGAGCAGTGCAGGGGGACGACGAATGGGGGTGccgtcagttcatcacacgttgtgtCTGCCCCTCCTTCCATAGGCTGAaatgggcaagatcttgggaggggatgTAGCCAGGAACGCTGACCCACaccgaccaaagggatattcctgcCTCCAAATCGGGCAAGAGCCAGGTCTGAGGCAGAGCCATGGCGGGGTGTgcacaggcagaagggaaagcagcagccacctccctccGACCCGTCAGCGGACATTCATTGACAAGGTCGCACCCTTGTTCTACAGTCACAGGCtgctttattctctttcctgctttatCTCAGAAGAGCTGGGACCTCGCTGGGCGGCTCCCAAAGGCGGCCGCCAGCTTTGGTGGCAGGACCCAGTCAAGGATGTCTCCCTTCAGCACAACCACGATGAGGATGGCGATCTGGAGGAAGGCGAGGAACAGAAGAAGTCTCCTGGGGGACAGGAGAGgggtcaggcagagcaggggcccAATTTGCCTCCGCTCTTTCCAAACACCCTCTTCAAATGCCACCGTGGGACCATGCACCGTGCCGGGCACAGCACTCCCCGCTCAGGACTGGAGTGAGGGGCCCGGGCACCTCTCCCAGCTCTACTGTCCGTCTCCCCAGTGGGCCCCCAAATGCCCCCCTTACGCGCCCCCCAAgctaggaagaaaagacatactgaaacatttcatcCCGGAGAAGTCCCAAGCTGCCTAACGCCCTTGGGACCACCGGCACGGGCACCCCACTGCCTACGAAGAGCCACGGCACCgcgagccccccccccggcaacTCACCTCAGCCAAGAAGTGATGCCATGCCTCCTTGACGCCAGCTGCTCCTCCTACAGGCCAAGGCACAGCAGGGACATGTGTTGGGGTGTGCGAGGGGGCCGAGGTTTGGGGGCTCAGAGCCCCTCCCTCGTCCCCGCTGAGACCAGTGCCCTCATGTTCCTCGGGCACAGAGCagacccttccctccccaaggCCCACAGCGGGCTTGTCTGTCCTACCAGCTGCACGGCCaccatctcctgcagcagcgACTCCTCTGGTGGTTCTGCCTGCACCTTCTTCCCCCTGCTACGGAAACCATGGGGTTCTGGGCTGTGAGAAGAGACCTCGGCCGGCATGGCGACCCCCCCGGGTGGTGGCCAACAGGGAGCCGGGGTGCTGCCCAGcctcagctgctcagc
This window contains:
- the LOC129198193 gene encoding uncharacterized protein LOC129198193 isoform X3, which translates into the protein MPWVGTDWGCPFHHGSLQCVPLALQTDQWSELTKALQEQVEVKKLLRNKLQHLQERQECLREPRAFRGKKVQAEPPEESLLQEMVAVQLEEQLASRRHGITSWLRRLLLFLAFLQIAILIVVVLKGDILDWVLPPKLAAAFGSRPARSQLF
- the LOC129198193 gene encoding uncharacterized protein LOC129198193 isoform X1, whose translation is MPWVGTDWGCPFHHGSLQCVPLALQTDQWSELTKALQEQVEVKKVLWPGGMGARHVCEVKAPSERAWHGLLTGPFAFPAAQEQAPAPPGETGMPARAKSFQGEEGAGRTTRGVAAAGDGGRAAGRTDKPAVGLGEGRVCSVPEEHEGTGLSGDEGGALSPQTSAPSHTPTHVPAVPWPVGGAAGVKEAWHHFLAEETSSVPRLPPDRHPHRGCAEGRHP